A single region of the Lycium barbarum isolate Lr01 chromosome 2, ASM1917538v2, whole genome shotgun sequence genome encodes:
- the LOC132628625 gene encoding uncharacterized protein LOC132628625 has product MWKAKLPVDDVLKRMNISIVSRCRCCLNSHSEETLQHLFLTGNCAAEVWNYYTTAAGIIDPLIQLHQAVQKWWNMKCVGKLKLVFEAMPSFICWQLWKRRNALMNGAQMSKSKVIYCINQNIHKLISSLYPWLKNVPHTWPQMVQLLEGLNPRSGSQMVQWRFLSTGWYGASRGNPGQSSAAFCIRDEIGDLIHAAARRLSNTTNIYAEVTTIHDGLQYCVNNHMLPVIMETDSLAMVNIIQGDRETPWKVSMEVQNIKEWRKRGQVQFVHVKREGNTMADCLANSVLNCTGALEVNNFQELTPTGKILLNMDKSMIPNFIFKTYKEREPD; this is encoded by the coding sequence ATGTGGAAAGCTAAACTCCCAGTGGATGATGTACTCAAAAGAATGAATATTTCCATTGTATCAAGATGCAGATGTTGTCTAAATTCACATTCAGAGGAAACACTGCAACATCTTTTCTTAACTGGTAATTGTGCAGCAGAAGTGTGGAATTACTATACCACAGCAGCAGGTATCATAGACCCTCTAATACAGTTACATCAAGCAGTGCAAAAATGGTGGAATATGAAGTGTGTAGGTAAGTTAAAACTAGTTTTTGAAGCAATGCCATCATTCATCTGTTGGCAGttgtggaagagaagaaatgcacTGATGAATGGGGCACAGATGAGTAAGAGTAAAGTTATCTACTGCATCAATCAGAACATTCACAAACTGATAAGTAGTCTATATCCATGGTTGAAGAATGTTCCACATACTTGGCCTCAGATGGTACAGCTTTTAGAAGGACTCAATCCTAGATCAGGAAGTCAAATGGTACAATGGAGATTCCTAAGTACAGGGTGGTATGGTGCATCCAGGGGTAATCCAGGCCAAAGTTCAGCTGCATTTTGCATTAGAGATGAAATAGGTGATCTGATTCATGCTGCTGCTAGAAGATTAAGCAACACAACAAATATATATGCAGAAGTAACTACAATTCATGATGGTCTGCAATATTGTGTTAATAACCATATGCTACCTGTGATCATGGAAACTGACTCTCTAGCTATGGTGAACATCATTCAAGGAGACAGGGAAACTCCTTGGAAAGTTAGTATGGAGGTGCAAAATATTAAAGAATGGAGAAAGAGAGGACAAGTCCAGTTTGTCCATGTCAAGAGGGAGGGCAATACAATGGCAGATTGTTTAGCTAACAGTGTGCTCAATTGTACAGGTGCATTAGAAGTTAACAATTTCCAAGAGCTCACACCTACAGGGAAAATATTGCTAAATATGGATAAATCCATGATTCCTAACTTCATATTCAAAACATACAAGGAAAGGGAACCAGATTGA